ATTATAGAAGATTGCGGGGCGGTTTTTGTTTGTCATGATGTCTGTATTTAGCTAAATTTAAGTAGCATGGTATCTGTATTATACTAAATACAGATACCGCTGTTAAGAGCATTTTTGGTATCCCTTCCCCTTTTATGCCCCCAAAAAGACGATCATTTGGGCTCCAATATTTCCCTGATCCTTTTCTTGAAGTCCTCCAAGTTCAGCGGCTTGGTGATATAGGCGGCAATGCCAGAAGTGCCGATGACGTAGTCGTCCTGCAGGTGTTTGAAGGCCGAGCAGACCACCACCGGAAAGGTCTTTTTAAGTTCCCGGATCCTCTGGATCAGCTCCAGGCCGTTCATATCCGGCATCTTGATGTCAAATATTCCCAGATCAAAGTCCTCTTTAAGTATCTTCCTCAGGGCCTCCCGGCCGGTGGCCGCTGTCACCACCTGGTAACCTTCTTCGGTTAAAACCGCCTCCATCAGCAGTCTGATGTTGGCCTCGTCATCGGCCACGATGATGCGCTTCATGTTGGTGCTCCTTGGTTGTATTTTGTAAGTAGTAACGTAGGCCGGTAGTAGAGTATTACCCGTAGGAAAGTAGGCCCGTAGGAGAGTACCCCGTAGGAGAGTACCCCGTAGGAAAGTATCCCGTAGTCGGATTCATTGCCCTTTGCCTAGTGTCATTGCGAGATGGTCTGCGAGTTTGCCTTGCGAAGCAATCTACTTTTTCATTAGACTGCTTCACCTGTCCGGCAAGTGTGTTTTCTCGCAGTGACTCGATTGTAAAAAGTAAATCATGTTAATCCGCTTACGCTTCTATGTCGGGCTTCTTCAAGCGCCCTAGCTCCAGCGGAGGCGCTCCTGTCTGCCCCGGTGGTTGTGTCTCCGTCTCTGCCGCCGCAGGGAGGACCAGGCTGAAAGTGGTTCCCTTGTCTATCTGGCTTTTTACGGTGATCTGACCGCGGTGCTCCTCCACGATCTTCTGGATGATGGCCAGGCCCAGCCCGGTCCCGGCCGATTTGGTGGTAAAGAACGGCTTGAAAATGGCCTCCAGGTTCTCCAGCGGTATGCCGCAGCCTTCATCCTGGACCATGATCGAGGCCACCGGTCCCCGGTCGCTCTCCAGCCGTTCGGTTTTGATGGTTATGGCCCCCGGCTGGTCCATGGCGTCAATGGCGTTATTCACCAGGTTCAGCAGTATCCGTTCCAGCCTGACGGCATCGCCAATCACCACCGGGGTATTGGCGGCGGCCTGTTTTATCAGGCTTACCTCCTTCCGCCTGGCCTGGTCCGATTTGGCGGCAATCACCCGGTCCACCAGGCTTTCCACATTGACCGCAAGGTTGGCGGTCTTCTTCTGGTGGGCAAAATCCAGGATGTCTGAGATCAGAGTGTCTATCCTAAAGGCCTCCTGGGTGACTATGTCCACGTATTTGCGCCGGGGGTCGGATTCCTCCACCTTGGTCTGCAGCAGCTGGGCGAACCCGGCGATGGCGTTAAGGGGATTGCGGATCTCGTGGGCCATCACCGCCGCCATCTCGCCCAGCACCGCCAGCTTTTCCGAGTGCTTCACCCTCTCCTCCAGGCTTTTGGTCCGGGACAGGTCGTTGAAGATGGCGATGGCCCCGTTGGTGCGGGCGGTCTGGCTGTGGAGCAGCGAGGTGGACAGTCCGATGGGAACGTCCTCGGCCCCCTCGACCTTGACCACTATCTCATCGCGGTGGATGTTGCTGCCGGTCTCCATGGTGCGCTGCAGCAGTTCGGCCAGCGGTTTAAGTTCTATGAACTCATCCAGCGGTTTTCCCACCACCGCCGAGGACGGCAGCTTGAAGATACCGGAGGCCTGCTGGTTGAAGGTGGTGACCTTGGAATAAAGGTCCACCACTATCACCCCGCTGGTGA
The window above is part of the bacterium genome. Proteins encoded here:
- a CDS encoding response regulator; translation: MKRIIVADDEANIRLLMEAVLTEEGYQVVTAATGREALRKILKEDFDLGIFDIKMPDMNGLELIQRIRELKKTFPVVVCSAFKHLQDDYVIGTSGIAAYITKPLNLEDFKKRIREILEPK
- a CDS encoding ATP-binding protein, coding for MFQLKGLTLNHKSTVLIIRWLVVLLVIFMAAYSPKGLDFSSPNYLLSIIYLVLNLAISFIPQRYFDKGWFVYVLFVLDIIFVSAVVYFAEGIDTDFYLIYFLSIFMSSVGQSLGGSFPVAIVTSLLYGWLVYKKYGPDMFSEPSFWLRIPFFFLIAMFSSFWSVQVAAERKKKEQAEEYGQRMKNEIEQATVELLKMNEELKYYKEYNDNVMASITSGVIVVDLYSKVTTFNQQASGIFKLPSSAVVGKPLDEFIELKPLAELLQRTMETGSNIHRDEIVVKVEGAEDVPIGLSTSLLHSQTARTNGAIAIFNDLSRTKSLEERVKHSEKLAVLGEMAAVMAHEIRNPLNAIAGFAQLLQTKVEESDPRRKYVDIVTQEAFRIDTLISDILDFAHQKKTANLAVNVESLVDRVIAAKSDQARRKEVSLIKQAAANTPVVIGDAVRLERILLNLVNNAIDAMDQPGAITIKTERLESDRGPVASIMVQDEGCGIPLENLEAIFKPFFTTKSAGTGLGLAIIQKIVEEHRGQITVKSQIDKGTTFSLVLPAAAETETQPPGQTGAPPLELGRLKKPDIEA